A stretch of Paenibacillus sp. URB8-2 DNA encodes these proteins:
- the cas7c gene encoding type I-C CRISPR-associated protein Cas7/Csd2, with protein MSTLDHKIDFAVVLSVRNANPNGDPLNGNRPRQNYDGHGEISDVCLKRKIRNRLQDMGESLLVQSDERRDDAYRSIKDRVDANAEVQEFAKGKKTNNDLYAQAASKAWIDVRSFGQVFAFSGAEASSGVSIGVRGPVSIHTAVSVDPIDISSMQITKSVNATTPKDPNKKSSDTMGMKHRVDFGVYVFYGSINTQLAEKTGFTYEDAEKIRQALITLFENDTSSARPDGSMEVHKVYWWEHKSKLGQYSSAKVHRSLNVKLNEGVGEAKSFDDYLYTLQPLEGLEAQEYDGL; from the coding sequence ATGAGCACACTTGATCACAAAATTGATTTTGCCGTCGTGTTGTCCGTCCGCAACGCCAATCCGAACGGTGACCCGCTGAATGGAAACCGTCCCCGCCAGAATTATGATGGGCATGGAGAAATTTCGGATGTCTGCCTCAAGAGAAAAATCCGCAACCGTCTGCAGGATATGGGCGAATCGCTTCTTGTGCAGTCCGATGAAAGACGGGATGACGCTTACCGCAGCATTAAAGACCGCGTGGATGCCAATGCGGAAGTGCAGGAATTCGCCAAGGGCAAGAAAACGAATAACGATCTTTATGCCCAGGCGGCCTCCAAGGCATGGATAGACGTCCGCAGCTTCGGACAAGTCTTCGCTTTCAGCGGAGCGGAAGCATCCAGCGGGGTATCCATTGGCGTTCGCGGTCCGGTCTCGATTCATACGGCGGTAAGCGTCGATCCGATCGACATCTCCAGCATGCAGATCACCAAAAGCGTCAACGCCACAACCCCAAAGGACCCGAACAAAAAAAGCTCTGATACGATGGGCATGAAGCACAGAGTGGATTTTGGCGTTTACGTATTCTACGGAAGTATCAACACCCAACTGGCCGAAAAGACCGGATTTACCTATGAGGATGCGGAGAAGATCCGGCAGGCGCTGATCACACTATTCGAGAACGATACCTCCTCCGCGCGTCCTGACGGCAGTATGGAAGTTCATAAGGTTTACTGGTGGGAGCATAAGTCCAAGCTGGGACAGTATTCCTCGGCCAAAGTGCATCGCTCTTTGAACGTTAAGCTGAACGAAGGCGTCGGCGAAGCCAAGTCGTTCGATGATTATCTCTATACGCTTCAGCCGCTTGAAGGACTGGAAGCCCAAGAGTATGACGGGCTATAA
- the cas4 gene encoding CRISPR-associated protein Cas4: MTGYNEEDFLLLSGIQHYNFCRRQWALIHIEQQWEENVRTLEGTYVHRVADQPLIREKRGDKLVVRALPVQSRELGITGICDVVEFIRDPKGVPLAGEEGLYLPYPVEYKRGKPKRDDSDRSQLIAQLMCLEEMLACDLTLGFLFYDEIKHRVEVPVTSSDRERVKEVLQEMHRFFQRNHTPKAKVGPHCQSCSLNLVCLPEMMKRRSVSSFIESRLNE, from the coding sequence ATGACGGGCTATAACGAGGAGGATTTTCTGCTGCTCTCAGGGATTCAGCATTACAACTTTTGTCGCAGACAATGGGCGCTTATCCACATTGAGCAGCAATGGGAAGAGAACGTTCGCACGCTGGAGGGCACATACGTACATAGAGTTGCGGATCAACCACTTATTCGGGAAAAAAGAGGGGATAAGTTGGTCGTTAGAGCTTTACCGGTGCAGTCCAGGGAACTTGGCATTACGGGAATCTGTGATGTGGTCGAATTTATCCGCGATCCCAAGGGAGTCCCGCTTGCAGGAGAGGAAGGACTATACCTTCCTTATCCTGTGGAGTACAAGCGCGGAAAGCCGAAGAGGGACGATTCAGACCGTTCCCAGCTAATAGCCCAGCTTATGTGCCTGGAAGAAATGCTGGCTTGCGATCTCACGCTCGGTTTTCTTTTTTATGATGAAATCAAGCATCGAGTGGAAGTTCCGGTTACCTCTTCGGATCGGGAGCGGGTGAAGGAAGTTTTACAGGAGATGCACCGCTTTTTTCAGAGGAATCATACCCCCAAGGCCAAGGTAGGGCCGCACTGCCAAAGTTGTTCTCTGAATTTGGTGTGCTTGCCCGAAATGATGAAGAGAAGAAGTGTTTCCAGTTTCATTGAGAGCAGGTTGAACGAATGA
- a CDS encoding AI-2E family transporter: MELFKRFFADLTIRRFGILLLVCLLLYGIRDMLNLVLLTFLIAYIMNSFQVLLSRRIGRYIRVNSKVIIIILYLAMISTLVIALVHYLPKIFVQVRQLTNFLIALTPENIPQNEIVQYLFNTVKGLNYEKYMTSGLDYITTIGNWGTTFVLAIILSFVFILEKNRIVAFTARMKQSKLSWFYNELEYFGKKFILSFGKVIEAQILIALFNTIFTVIGLTVLGFPYLFALGVMIFLLSLIPVAGFLISLIPLCIIGYNIGGLMMVVYVLAMIAVLHFIEGYFLNPKLMSSKMNLPMFYTFIVLLFSEHYLGVWGLILGIPIFVFILDILEIKRASAETDLPAERLKKL; this comes from the coding sequence ATGGAATTATTTAAGCGGTTTTTTGCGGATTTGACGATCCGCAGGTTTGGAATTTTGCTGCTGGTATGCTTGCTGCTGTACGGAATCAGGGATATGCTCAATCTGGTGCTGCTGACCTTTCTGATCGCTTATATCATGAACAGCTTTCAGGTGCTGCTGTCCAGGCGGATCGGCAGATACATACGGGTGAACAGCAAGGTTATCATCATCATTCTCTATCTGGCTATGATTTCCACGCTGGTGATTGCGCTGGTGCATTATTTGCCCAAAATATTTGTCCAGGTCAGACAGCTCACCAATTTCCTCATAGCGTTAACCCCGGAGAATATTCCGCAGAACGAGATCGTCCAATATTTATTCAACACCGTCAAGGGCTTGAACTACGAGAAGTATATGACGAGCGGTCTCGATTATATAACGACGATCGGCAACTGGGGCACCACCTTTGTCCTGGCCATTATTCTCAGCTTCGTCTTTATTCTGGAGAAGAACCGGATCGTTGCGTTTACCGCGCGGATGAAGCAGAGCAAGCTTTCGTGGTTTTATAATGAGCTGGAGTATTTCGGCAAAAAGTTCATTCTGTCCTTCGGCAAGGTGATCGAAGCACAAATTCTGATCGCACTGTTCAACACGATTTTTACGGTCATCGGGCTGACGGTTCTAGGATTTCCTTATCTGTTCGCGCTCGGCGTTATGATTTTCCTGCTGAGCCTCATTCCGGTAGCCGGGTTTCTCATCTCGCTCATTCCGCTCTGCATCATCGGCTACAACATAGGCGGACTGATGATGGTGGTGTACGTGCTGGCGATGATCGCCGTGCTGCATTTCATTGAAGGCTACTTCCTGAATCCGAAGCTGATGTCCTCGAAGATGAATTTGCCGATGTTCTATACCTTTATCGTGCTGCTGTTCTCGGAGCATTACCTCGGCGTATGGGGATTGATTCTGGGCATTCCGATTTTTGTGTTCATTCTTGATATTCTGGAGATCAAACGCGCTAGCGCCGAAACGGACCTTCCGGCCGAACGCCTTAAGAAACTGTAA
- the cas2 gene encoding CRISPR-associated endonuclease Cas2: MLILITYDVSTSTKEGRRRLHQVSKKCLDYGQRVQNSVFECILDSTQFRRLKYELEELIDEETDSLRFYNLGDKHKTKVEHFGVKSSYDMEGPLIL; the protein is encoded by the coding sequence GTGTTAATCCTGATTACTTACGATGTAAGCACATCAACTAAAGAAGGAAGAAGGCGGCTGCACCAAGTATCCAAAAAGTGTCTCGATTACGGCCAAAGGGTTCAAAATTCCGTTTTTGAGTGTATCCTCGACTCGACTCAGTTCCGCCGCCTAAAATATGAATTAGAAGAATTGATTGATGAAGAAACAGATAGTTTGCGCTTCTACAACCTGGGAGACAAGCACAAAACCAAGGTCGAACACTTTGGTGTCAAAAGCTCTTATGATATGGAAGGCCCGCTTATCCTGTGA
- the cas8c gene encoding type I-C CRISPR-associated protein Cas8c/Csd1 — translation MTWLANLHKTYENHSHVIGQFEKKKNDREYALIPVSHTTQSAHIEVNLDKTGNFVSAKVVDKSESNTIIPCTEASSSRTSSPVPHALFDKLVYVAGDFTRYCGEVKGAPYADYMRQLRSWCESDAAHPKVKSVYTYLAKGTLMSDLIREKVLWTDDEGKLLDKWTPAMETKYGEKPEIFKVIASDQSAAFVRFSVQIPGEPEARLWRNPAVQQSFIAFNEMNLAEKELCYVTGEYLPYADKHASRIRNSADKSKLISANDSSGFTYRGRFRTSRDAAAVSYEVSQKAHNALKWLIERQGIAIDGKVFLVWGTQELDLPDPLGDAFTLYQEEDELTGGDNTHKEFANRIRRAIGGYRYDSDYKSDVIIMVLDAATPGRMSIVYYRDLNKELFLDRLQHWHETCSWLHRYRKNKDNQFVAFVGAPATRDIAFAAYGPRASDKIVKNLMERMLPSIVDERRIPQDIVRSAVHRASNPTGMEDWEWEKTLSITCALINKTHEKEGFEVGLDVENTNRDYLFGRMLAIADVLERRALGKEEKRATNALRYMNAFAQHPGRTWTVIQTNLQPYQARMGTDARYYNSLLDEVGARLKPEDFTDKPLGGLYLLGFYSQRNDLYTSRKDKEAAALQANNTTDGGENE, via the coding sequence ATGACCTGGCTGGCCAACTTGCATAAGACGTACGAGAATCATTCACACGTCATTGGACAGTTTGAGAAGAAGAAAAATGACCGTGAATACGCGCTGATCCCCGTCTCGCACACTACGCAGAGTGCCCATATTGAAGTGAACTTGGATAAGACCGGAAACTTCGTTTCGGCGAAAGTAGTAGATAAGAGCGAGAGCAACACCATTATTCCGTGTACGGAGGCCTCGTCAAGCCGGACTAGCTCACCGGTTCCACATGCCCTTTTTGATAAATTGGTTTATGTTGCCGGAGATTTTACCCGCTACTGCGGAGAAGTGAAAGGAGCGCCATATGCGGATTATATGCGGCAGCTGCGCTCATGGTGCGAGTCGGATGCTGCTCATCCCAAGGTGAAGAGTGTTTACACATACCTTGCCAAAGGGACGCTGATGAGCGATTTGATCCGGGAAAAAGTGCTGTGGACTGACGATGAAGGCAAGCTGCTTGATAAGTGGACTCCAGCGATGGAGACAAAATACGGGGAGAAGCCTGAGATATTCAAAGTCATTGCCTCGGATCAGAGCGCGGCCTTTGTCCGGTTCTCCGTTCAAATTCCCGGCGAGCCTGAAGCGCGCCTGTGGCGCAACCCTGCCGTGCAGCAGTCTTTTATTGCTTTTAACGAGATGAACTTGGCGGAGAAAGAGCTGTGCTATGTGACCGGTGAATATCTGCCCTACGCGGATAAGCATGCGTCCCGCATCCGTAATTCCGCCGACAAATCAAAGCTGATCTCAGCCAATGATTCAAGCGGGTTCACTTACCGGGGGAGATTCCGCACGAGCCGGGATGCGGCGGCGGTCAGCTATGAAGTGTCGCAGAAAGCCCATAACGCGCTGAAATGGCTGATTGAGCGTCAGGGTATTGCAATTGACGGCAAGGTGTTTCTGGTATGGGGTACTCAGGAACTGGATCTGCCGGACCCATTAGGCGATGCGTTTACCCTGTATCAGGAGGAAGATGAACTGACCGGCGGAGACAACACGCATAAGGAATTCGCCAACCGGATTCGGCGCGCCATTGGAGGATATCGTTATGACAGCGATTATAAGTCGGATGTTATCATCATGGTTCTTGATGCGGCCACCCCGGGGCGGATGTCCATTGTCTATTACCGCGATTTGAACAAGGAGCTGTTTCTGGACCGTTTGCAGCATTGGCATGAAACCTGTTCCTGGCTGCATCGTTACCGGAAAAACAAAGATAACCAGTTTGTTGCGTTTGTCGGTGCCCCGGCTACACGGGATATTGCCTTCGCGGCCTACGGTCCGCGGGCAAGCGACAAGATCGTCAAGAATCTGATGGAACGCATGCTTCCGTCGATTGTCGATGAACGGAGGATTCCGCAGGATATTGTGCGAAGCGCCGTCCACCGGGCTTCCAATCCGACAGGGATGGAGGATTGGGAATGGGAGAAGACCCTTAGCATTACCTGCGCATTGATCAACAAGACTCATGAGAAGGAGGGCTTTGAAGTGGGCCTGGACGTCGAAAATACAAATCGCGATTACTTGTTTGGCAGGATGCTGGCCATCGCCGACGTGCTGGAGAGAAGGGCGCTCGGCAAGGAGGAGAAACGGGCGACGAATGCTTTACGGTACATGAATGCTTTTGCCCAGCATCCGGGCCGGACCTGGACGGTCATCCAAACCAATCTGCAGCCTTATCAAGCGAGAATGGGAACAGATGCAAGATATTATAACAGTTTGCTGGATGAGGTAGGCGCTCGGTTAAAGCCGGAAGATTTTACGGACAAGCCATTGGGCGGATTGTACCTGCTCGGATTTTACAGTCAGCGCAATGATTTGTATACAAGCAGGAAAGACAAGGAAGCCGCCGCTTTGCAAGCCAATAACACTACCGATGGGGGAGAGAACGAATAA
- a CDS encoding IS110 family transposase, translating into MNYTTKYVGLDVSKETIAVAVAESGRDAARYVGAIKHEAGAIRKLLKQLGKKGDLEICYEAGPTGYGLHRLLTSLGVRCMVVAPSLIPVRRGDQVKTDRRDALRLSELLRAGELSGVYVPSAEDEALRDLVRAREDAREDLHRAKQRLLKFLLRYSITPPAGIKRRWTKRYRLWLEGLKLEQEAQAITFREYLHAVKEGEERLKRIETGLLEQAAQGANGALVKALQGLRGVAFVTAVSLVAEIGSFRRFRSPMQLMAYLGLVPREYSSGQSVRRGKLTKTGNRHARRLLVEAAWSYRHKPAVRGEIAKRQEELNPQIQLISWKAQERLHTKYRKLVQRGKAKNLAVAAVARELCGFVWAVACEVESAAAH; encoded by the coding sequence ATGAATTATACCACAAAATATGTAGGATTGGATGTATCGAAAGAAACAATAGCGGTGGCGGTAGCGGAAAGCGGCAGAGACGCCGCCCGCTATGTGGGAGCGATCAAGCACGAAGCTGGAGCGATCCGCAAACTGCTGAAACAACTGGGAAAAAAGGGAGATCTGGAGATTTGCTACGAGGCTGGACCGACAGGCTACGGACTGCACCGTTTGCTGACGAGCCTGGGTGTGCGTTGCATGGTGGTGGCGCCATCGCTCATCCCGGTACGGCGTGGAGATCAGGTCAAGACGGACCGACGGGATGCTTTGCGCCTTTCGGAGCTGCTTCGGGCCGGCGAACTGAGCGGGGTCTACGTGCCAAGCGCGGAAGACGAAGCGCTGCGGGACCTGGTGCGGGCGCGGGAAGACGCCCGGGAAGATCTGCACCGGGCGAAGCAGCGGCTGCTGAAGTTTCTGTTGCGGTACTCAATCACACCGCCGGCGGGAATTAAACGTAGATGGACGAAACGCTACCGGCTGTGGCTGGAAGGGCTGAAGCTGGAGCAGGAAGCGCAAGCGATAACGTTTCGGGAATATTTGCACGCCGTGAAAGAAGGAGAAGAGCGGCTGAAGAGGATCGAAACGGGACTTTTGGAGCAGGCCGCCCAGGGCGCGAACGGAGCGTTGGTCAAGGCGCTGCAAGGGTTGCGAGGGGTGGCATTCGTGACGGCGGTGTCGCTGGTGGCCGAAATCGGCAGTTTCCGGCGTTTTCGCAGCCCGATGCAACTGATGGCGTACCTGGGGCTGGTGCCGAGGGAGTATTCGTCAGGGCAGAGTGTGCGGCGGGGGAAACTGACAAAGACGGGGAACCGGCATGCGCGGCGTTTGCTGGTGGAAGCGGCGTGGAGCTACCGGCACAAGCCGGCGGTGCGGGGCGAAATCGCCAAGCGACAGGAAGAATTAAACCCGCAGATTCAGCTGATTTCATGGAAGGCCCAGGAACGGTTGCATACGAAATACCGGAAGCTGGTACAACGAGGTAAGGCGAAGAATCTGGCGGTGGCCGCAGTGGCGCGTGAATTATGCGGGTTTGTGTGGGCGGTGGCCTGCGAAGTGGAGAGCGCTGCGGCCCACTAG
- the cas1c gene encoding type I-C CRISPR-associated endonuclease Cas1c, giving the protein MKKLLNTLFVTTPDTYLSLDGENIVIKNEENVLARYPLHNLEGVCTFGYAGASPALMGSCAERNIALTFMTRNGRFLARVVGESRGNVVLRKEQYRISDNERRSALAARNMILGKIYNSKWILERATRDYPLRIDVKRIKQVTASLSETMQVVRYVEDLEILRGLEGAAAVQYNSVFDDLILQQKEEFFFRGRNKRPPLDNVNALLSFTYTLLSNDMKAALEAVGLDAYVGFLHRDRPGRASLALDMMEELRGVYADRLVISLINKKLINAKGFHRKENGAVIMDEATRKQVLTAWQEKKQEKIIHPYLNEKISWGLVPYAQALLLARTIRGDLDEYPPFLWK; this is encoded by the coding sequence ATGAAAAAGCTGTTGAATACCCTCTTCGTCACCACGCCGGACACGTATTTATCGCTTGACGGCGAAAATATTGTCATAAAAAATGAAGAGAACGTTCTGGCACGCTATCCGCTGCACAATCTGGAGGGCGTATGTACTTTCGGGTACGCAGGTGCAAGCCCAGCTTTGATGGGATCGTGTGCTGAGCGCAATATTGCCTTAACCTTTATGACTCGAAATGGACGGTTTCTTGCGCGGGTCGTTGGAGAGAGCCGGGGAAATGTAGTGCTGCGCAAGGAGCAGTACCGTATTTCGGACAACGAGAGAAGAAGCGCTCTTGCTGCCAGAAATATGATTCTGGGGAAGATATACAACAGCAAATGGATATTGGAGCGCGCGACAAGGGATTATCCACTCCGGATCGATGTCAAACGAATAAAGCAAGTGACGGCTTCCTTATCTGAAACGATGCAGGTGGTACGGTATGTGGAAGATTTGGAAATCTTGCGGGGTCTGGAAGGAGCGGCGGCGGTCCAATACAACTCGGTTTTTGATGATTTGATCTTGCAGCAGAAAGAGGAGTTCTTCTTTCGCGGAAGGAATAAACGCCCGCCGCTAGATAATGTCAATGCCTTGTTGTCCTTCACGTATACTCTGCTGTCCAATGATATGAAAGCGGCTTTGGAGGCGGTTGGGCTGGATGCCTATGTGGGATTCCTTCACAGAGACCGTCCGGGTCGGGCTTCTCTGGCTCTTGACATGATGGAAGAACTTCGGGGAGTGTATGCGGATCGGCTGGTTATCTCTCTGATCAATAAGAAGCTTATTAATGCGAAGGGCTTCCACAGGAAGGAAAACGGTGCGGTGATCATGGATGAGGCCACCCGAAAGCAAGTCTTGACGGCATGGCAGGAGAAAAAGCAGGAGAAAATCATCCACCCTTATCTGAACGAAAAAATTTCGTGGGGGCTCGTGCCCTATGCCCAAGCTCTGCTGCTAGCCCGGACGATTCGGGGAGATCTGGACGAATATCCTCCATTTTTGTGGAAGTAG
- a CDS encoding MFS transporter: MYIFQLLTVFIGFLIFGFSENIKGPAIPRIQLELGLDEMRIGTLLSLNSLGYLLACSFTAYLIRKIGIKAVCLLSFSSMIVSGVLIFLSRSYPALSGSFFLMYIGNGMLEIGLAVLAARIFIRNTGTMMNLAHFFYGLSSTVAPMIASGLMTLSIGGRAIDWRDVYLLILLLAVLPMIPAFAGKFPSGGTSEDDRIPLKAIAADPVIWMLVAILSFGVISEMAVGGWLVNFLEKAYGWDGTAAAGMLSVFFLCFTFARLFLGPVTDKIGFTLSLIIFSALSGLLTFAAIAAGEPGAFLFAAAGIGIAPIYPTVMALIAKRYRQGSDTAITFIVTLMGVSSVIGNYLIGAIITGIKNVVASSGNAGEGLLAGLQAGYAFIGLCALLCALSAVPLYRYLKKRGELL, translated from the coding sequence ATGTATATTTTCCAGTTGCTCACCGTCTTTATCGGATTTCTAATCTTCGGCTTCTCCGAGAACATTAAGGGGCCCGCCATTCCCCGCATCCAGCTGGAACTCGGCCTCGATGAAATGCGCATCGGCACGCTGCTGTCACTGAACTCGCTCGGCTATTTGCTGGCCTGCTCCTTCACCGCCTACCTGATCCGCAAAATCGGCATCAAGGCGGTCTGCCTGCTGTCTTTCAGTTCCATGATAGTGTCCGGCGTACTGATTTTCTTGTCCCGCAGCTATCCGGCGCTCTCCGGCTCCTTCTTCCTGATGTACATCGGCAACGGAATGCTGGAAATCGGGCTTGCCGTGCTTGCCGCGCGAATCTTTATCCGCAACACCGGCACGATGATGAATCTCGCCCACTTTTTCTACGGGCTCAGTTCGACCGTGGCACCGATGATCGCATCGGGACTGATGACGCTGTCGATCGGCGGCCGGGCCATCGATTGGCGGGACGTGTACCTGCTGATTCTGCTGCTGGCCGTCCTGCCGATGATTCCCGCATTTGCCGGCAAGTTCCCGAGCGGCGGCACCTCGGAGGATGACCGGATTCCGCTTAAAGCTATCGCCGCCGATCCCGTCATCTGGATGCTGGTCGCCATTCTGTCCTTCGGCGTCATTTCCGAAATGGCGGTCGGCGGCTGGCTGGTCAACTTTCTGGAAAAAGCCTACGGCTGGGACGGAACGGCCGCGGCGGGCATGCTCTCCGTATTCTTTCTCTGCTTCACCTTCGCCCGGCTGTTTCTCGGTCCCGTAACCGACAAAATCGGCTTTACGCTGTCGCTCATCATCTTCTCCGCCCTGTCCGGCCTGCTGACCTTCGCCGCCATTGCGGCGGGCGAGCCGGGGGCGTTTCTGTTCGCCGCGGCGGGCATCGGCATCGCGCCGATCTACCCCACCGTCATGGCGCTGATCGCGAAGCGCTACCGCCAGGGCAGCGACACCGCTATTACGTTCATCGTCACCCTGATGGGCGTGTCCAGCGTCATCGGCAATTATCTGATCGGCGCCATCATTACCGGCATCAAGAACGTTGTCGCTTCAAGCGGGAACGCCGGGGAGGGCCTGCTGGCCGGGCTTCAGGCGGGCTATGCCTTCATCGGCCTGTGCGCCCTGCTCTGTGCCTTGTCGGCCGTGCCGCTGTACCGGTATTTGAAGAAGCGGGGGGAGCTGCTGTAG
- the cas3 gene encoding CRISPR-associated helicase Cas3': MEYIAHIRQKDGEIQSVNAHLEEVRSGCEYYGEKGGVRHLAGMAGWLHDLGKNTNAFKNYIQEAAAHPDAPPRKGSVDHSTAGGRLLYRRYHWGAAKVEDKVASEWIGNCIISHHQSLRDFLDPDCKSPFLERVALKKDGMEEYEQAVSVFFEQRSGEEFDHYFAKAKAEMKQVLEAIHEHKLPSITASLMIKYIFSCLIDADRTNTRQFEEDETTEWGRDSQPFFARSYEKLMNAIHSFDGAADADHPINLLRRGMSRQCEDFAVRPSGIYTLSIPTGGGKTLASLRYALKHALTYGKERIIYIVPYTTIIEQNAQDIRDILQDDDMILEHHSNVIEDRDDESEAYDIRRKKLRLARDNWDRPIIFTTMVQFLNTFYAKGTRNARRMHQLANAVIIFDEVQSIPVKCVSLFNAALNFLHVLGNSSLVLCTATQPALDFVKNKLHLPEQAEMIGNLDEVGRSFKRVEIEDRTTSAGWGAEEISGFIGQNLQDVRSVLVILNTKTAIRKLFFQLEQAEWLIDGEVLLFHLSTNMCAAHRKDVLAEVKAALEAGKRAVCVSTQLIEAGVNISFECVIRSLAGLDSIAQAAGRCNRHGKDPIRKVYIIRSADEKLTSLAEISVGADKTERLLGEFKREPEKFGRDLLSPAAMKTYFEYYFDHIKEELDYYIPKLDKQMFDLLGVNKDYFGAYKNRYRKNPEVLSRASFATAEHYFEVISNSATSVIVPYNEEARDLILALNGDLDIRELGELLRKSQQYVVNIYDQELKKLEKNGDLYPLLHGHVLALRETAYTERFGVNAEGDGEWSMAMI; the protein is encoded by the coding sequence ATGGAATATATTGCTCATATCCGTCAAAAGGATGGGGAAATTCAGTCGGTGAATGCGCATTTGGAGGAAGTGCGTTCCGGTTGCGAGTATTACGGGGAAAAAGGTGGCGTCCGCCATCTGGCCGGAATGGCCGGATGGCTGCACGACCTTGGGAAAAATACCAATGCTTTTAAAAATTACATTCAAGAAGCGGCAGCTCATCCGGATGCTCCTCCGCGCAAAGGTTCCGTCGATCATTCTACAGCAGGAGGGCGGCTGCTCTACCGCCGATATCATTGGGGTGCGGCAAAAGTGGAAGACAAGGTGGCGTCGGAATGGATCGGAAATTGTATCATCTCGCATCATCAGAGTTTGAGAGATTTTCTTGATCCCGACTGCAAGTCGCCTTTTCTTGAGCGGGTAGCGCTAAAAAAAGATGGAATGGAGGAATATGAACAAGCGGTCTCCGTTTTTTTCGAGCAGCGGTCCGGAGAAGAGTTCGACCATTACTTCGCCAAAGCCAAGGCGGAAATGAAGCAAGTCCTGGAAGCTATTCATGAGCATAAACTTCCTTCCATCACTGCTTCCCTGATGATTAAATACATATTCAGCTGTCTGATTGACGCCGACCGGACGAACACTCGGCAGTTTGAAGAAGATGAAACCACAGAGTGGGGCAGGGACAGTCAACCGTTCTTCGCCAGAAGCTACGAGAAATTAATGAACGCCATTCATTCCTTTGATGGGGCGGCGGATGCCGATCATCCAATCAATCTTCTGCGGCGCGGAATGTCCCGTCAATGTGAAGATTTTGCTGTGCGTCCATCGGGCATCTATACCTTATCCATTCCTACCGGAGGAGGGAAGACGCTCGCGAGCCTGCGTTATGCACTCAAGCATGCGCTAACCTATGGCAAGGAGCGAATTATCTATATCGTTCCTTATACGACGATTATCGAACAGAATGCCCAAGATATTAGAGATATTCTTCAGGATGACGACATGATTCTGGAGCATCATTCCAATGTTATCGAGGATCGTGACGATGAGTCTGAAGCCTATGATATTCGCCGTAAGAAGCTCAGACTGGCTAGGGATAATTGGGACCGGCCAATTATTTTTACTACTATGGTGCAATTTCTGAATACCTTCTACGCCAAGGGAACACGCAACGCTCGAAGAATGCATCAATTGGCGAACGCCGTTATTATCTTCGACGAGGTTCAATCCATACCTGTGAAATGCGTCTCCTTGTTCAACGCTGCGTTGAATTTCCTGCATGTTCTGGGTAATTCCAGTCTTGTGCTCTGTACCGCTACACAGCCCGCGCTTGATTTCGTCAAGAACAAACTTCACTTGCCGGAGCAAGCGGAGATGATTGGCAATCTGGATGAGGTGGGCAGAAGTTTCAAACGGGTGGAGATAGAGGATAGGACGACGTCTGCGGGATGGGGAGCTGAAGAAATATCGGGTTTTATCGGACAAAATTTACAGGATGTACGAAGCGTGCTTGTCATTCTGAATACGAAAACAGCGATTCGCAAATTGTTCTTCCAATTGGAACAGGCAGAATGGCTTATTGACGGCGAGGTATTGCTGTTTCATTTAAGCACTAATATGTGCGCGGCTCACCGTAAAGATGTGCTGGCGGAGGTGAAAGCGGCACTTGAAGCTGGGAAACGGGCGGTTTGCGTCAGCACACAGCTGATTGAAGCCGGAGTAAATATCAGCTTTGAGTGCGTAATCCGCTCCCTGGCGGGACTGGATTCCATTGCTCAGGCAGCGGGCAGGTGCAACCGTCACGGTAAAGATCCGATTCGCAAGGTGTATATCATCCGGTCTGCTGATGAGAAGCTAACCTCGCTGGCGGAAATATCCGTTGGCGCGGACAAAACAGAGCGTTTGCTGGGTGAATTTAAGCGGGAACCCGAAAAGTTTGGTCGCGATTTGTTATCGCCTGCCGCAATGAAAACCTATTTTGAATATTACTTTGATCACATTAAAGAGGAACTGGACTATTATATTCCGAAGCTGGACAAGCAGATGTTTGATTTGCTTGGCGTTAACAAGGATTACTTTGGTGCCTACAAAAACAGGTATAGGAAAAATCCCGAGGTGCTGAGCAGAGCGTCTTTTGCTACGGCCGAGCATTATTTCGAGGTGATTTCCAATTCGGCCACTTCCGTTATCGTGCCTTATAACGAAGAGGCAAGGGACCTGATTCTGGCGCTGAACGGTGACCTGGATATCAGAGAACTTGGAGAACTGCTGCGAAAGTCGCAGCAATATGTAGTGAATATCTACGATCAAGAGCTGAAGAAACTGGAGAAGAACGGAGATCTATATCCGCTGCTGCATGGTCACGTTCTGGCGCTGCGTGAAACGGCATATACCGAACGGTTTGGAGTAAACGCAGAAGGAGACGGCGAATGGTCGATGGCGATGATATGA